One Ahaetulla prasina isolate Xishuangbanna chromosome 1, ASM2864084v1, whole genome shotgun sequence DNA window includes the following coding sequences:
- the LGALS8 gene encoding galectin-8, which produces MMSLDNFHRTVRSPVVPYAGTLMDGLSPGDLIIIHGFVPEDSERFQVDFQCGNSTKPRADVAFHFNPRFKRSGCLVCNTLQKERWGTEEITYEMPFEKTKPFEIVFMVRPDKFQVSVNRKHVLLYKHKINLEKIDTLAISGKVKVTLIGIVSNKEDVPDSSQFVIPYSAKLNYSFEPGRTIAVKGEVKEKANGFAINLKPSESSDIALHLNPRIKDNIFVRNSYLSNSWGEEERSIAHFPFSPGMYFELLIFCKDHQYNVAINGTHILEYKHRFKQLDKICILEVFGDIQLLDVRCW; this is translated from the exons ATGATGTCTTTGGACAATTTTCACAGGACAGTCCGGAGCCCG gTTGTTCCATATGCTGGGACCTTAATGGATGGTCTTTCACCTGGAGATCTTATAATAATACATGGATTTGTTCCTGAAGATTCAGAGag GTTCCAAGTAGACTTTCAGTGTGGCAACAGTACAAAACCTCGTGCGGATGTAGCCTTTCATTTCAACCCTCGGTTCAAAAGATCCGGTTGCCTAGTTTGCAATACCTTGCAGAAAGAGAGATGGGGTACAGAAGAGATCACTTATgagatgccttttgaaaaaacaaaaccttttgaGATAGTTTTTATGGTTCGCCCTGATAAATTCCAG GTGTCAGTTAATAGAAAGCATGTGTTGCTGTATAAACATAAGATTAATCTGGAAAAAATTGACACCCTTGCAATATCTGGAAAAGTGAAAGTTACATTGATTGGAATTGTTTCCAACAAG GAAGATGTACCTGATAGCTCACAGTTT GTAATTCCTTATTCAGCGAAACTTAATTATTCTTTTGAGCCTGGACGAACAATTGCTGTTAAAGGAGAAGTTAAAGAAAAAGCAAATGG ctttGCAATTAACCTTAAACCGAGTGAGTCAAGTGATATCGCTCTTCATTTGAATCCCCgaataaaagataatattttTGTGAGAAATTCTTACCTGTCCAATAGCTGGGGAGAAGAGGAAAGATCTATTGCTCATTTTCCTTTCAGCCCAGGAATGTACTTTGAG CTACTAATTTTCTGCAAAGATCATCAATATAATGTCGCTATCAATGGCACGCATATCCTAGAGTACAAACATCGATTTAAGCAGCTTGACAAGATCTGTATATTGGAAGTCTTCGGGGATATTCAACTCCTAGATGTAAGATGTTGGTAG